A DNA window from Sphingopyxis sp. CCNWLW2 contains the following coding sequences:
- a CDS encoding DUF4087 domain-containing protein, protein MKITLPLTACIVSVLCLGSVLPAAARQETAQKRCGWLSNPSPGNSYFFDRDGRWIVGEQGGYQISDADEARLPAMGRGSSVVDRRGYGYSCTCLDMQVDKKSRRVVRIASGSPLPLKTCRADKRLPKM, encoded by the coding sequence ATGAAAATCACACTCCCCTTGACCGCCTGCATAGTCTCTGTCCTCTGCCTCGGCTCCGTTTTGCCGGCAGCGGCGCGGCAGGAAACTGCCCAGAAGCGATGCGGCTGGCTCTCCAATCCGTCGCCGGGCAATAGCTATTTTTTCGATCGCGACGGGCGATGGATAGTTGGCGAGCAAGGTGGTTACCAGATATCGGACGCGGATGAGGCACGGCTGCCGGCCATGGGGCGTGGAAGCTCGGTCGTCGATCGCCGCGGATACGGTTACTCTTGTACCTGCCTCGACATGCAGGTGGACAAGAAAAGCCGGCGGGTCGTCCGCATAGCCTCGGGATCCCCGCTGCCGCTCAAGACATGCCGGGCCGACAAGCGGTTGCCCAAGATGTAG